In the Drosophila teissieri strain GT53w chromosome 3R, Prin_Dtei_1.1, whole genome shotgun sequence genome, TTGTTTGTAAACAACCACAGAGTGTAGAAGTTTCGGAGGGCCAAAGTATCTGCAACTGGGAAGCATGCCGGGTATCTCTCAGATGCGTAGATAAAACTCAACTACTGTTGCCGCtgttaatttgcatatgaTATTGAAATTCTTCGTCCGCTTCATAACCACAACAACTGCgcatttgttattgtttttttccccttGCCATATGGGCTAACGTGCCAAACTCTGAATTGAACTCATTCCGGGTTACATTCCGGGTTTCGATTCAAGCAACCACCTACCGCACACCCAAAACGGCGGCTGAGGTCACCCAGTGCGCTTCAATTACGGTCAAAAGTCACTCAATTGTGCCCCAGAGGGTCGGCCCACCGagcgtatgagtaatgccaTTCATAAGTcgcctctgccgctgctgctgctgttcacATAATTGTCCGTAAATGAGGTTTTTGTTCAATGCGAAGTCACATTAGCTCGAGTTGATTGTTTGCAAATTAAGCTAATTAATTTACCTGAGTATACGAGTGCAATGTGAGTAACCTGTGATTTAAACCCAGGTGACCGGCGGAGGCAGTGGCCTGGGTCGCGAGATCTGCTTGGAACTGGCCCGACGTGGCTGCAAGCTGGCCGTCGTGGATGTCAACTCCAAGGGATGTTACGAAACAGTGGAGTTGCTCTCCAAGATTCCACGCTGCGTTGCCAAGGCCTACAAGGTGAGCTTTCAAATTGCTTCGCTATTCAATGGTTGCCTTACGAGAATTTGTATTCCAGAACGACGTGTCATCGCCGCGCGAACTGCAACTGATGGCCGccaaggtggagaaggaacTGGGTCCCGTGGATATTCTGGTCAACAATGCCTCCCTCATGCCCATGACTTCCACACCCACCCTGAAGAGCGATGAAATCGACACCATACTGCAGCTCAACTTGGGCTCCTACATAATGGTGAGCGTGTGCTTCTCTAAATTGGGAAAACATGAAACTTGTTCCTTTTGCAGACCACCAAGGAGTTCCTGCCCAAGATGATTACGCGCAAGTCCGGTCACCTGGTGGCAGTAAATGCCTTGGCGGGTAAGTCTACTTTGGCAACATAAGTCTGTGCCTCTAAGTTGATATCTTACATTCCTGATTCAGGTCTAGTTCCGCTGCCAGGAGCGGGCATCTACACGGCCACCAAGTACGGAATCGAGGGCTTCATGGAGTCGCTGCGGGCTGAGCTGCGATTGTCCGACTGTGACTACGTGCGCACCACGGTGGCCAATGCCTACCTGATGAGGACCAGCGGCGATCTTCCACTGCTCAGTGATGCGGGGTAAGCAAAGCTATAACCGACTAGATCCCTTGCTCTCATGTGGCTCCTCCATTTAGCATTGCAAAGAGCTATCCGGGACTGCCCACTCCATATGTGGCGGAGAAGATTGTCAAGGGCGTGCTGCTGAACGAGCGCATGGTGTACGTGCCAAAAATATTCGCACTTAGTGTGTGGCTGCTCAGGTGAGAATTGAATTAGCCCAGGTATCCAGCGATTATTCCTAACGATTATTGTTGTCGCCTTTTGCCGCAGACTGTTGCCCACCAAGTGGCAGGATTACATGCTGCTCCGCTTCTACCACTTCGATGTGCGCAGCTCCCACCTGTTTTACTGGAAATAGGGGCAAGAGAAACATACCCATACAGAAGCATTTACGCGAAGAACTCCTGTTTGTTTCCCATTTGCAGTTCTTAATTCAACTGTTGCTTACGCTAGGTGTACATGTTTAGCTATTTATACGAATctttaacttaaattaaatctaTATCCTAACATTAGAAATACGCCTGCTTGGCCATTCCCATTTTATTTCTATTGAGCCGAAGCTTCTCGGAGTAGCACATCTTCTCGGACTGCTGGACGCAGGACCTGCGTTGGTAGTGCCAAGTGTAGTTCAAGGGACATCGATGGATCAGCTTGGAGCCACTGGAGCAGTAGTAGAAGTAGGCGCAATGCCGGGGATGTGGCATAAACCCATAGACTCCCTCCTGGCAGTTGATGATGTTCTCTCTGGATTGCATACGGTTGCAGGACACAAGATGGGCAGGAGTACAGGCCTTGGCCAGTCCAGCTCCTTCGTAGCACACCATGTACGGATAACAGGGTCCGGCATTGGGTAGAAGTCGCAGGGTAATCGCCAATGGATCCGCTTCCTGAGCTGGTTTCGTAACCATCGAAGGGAATTTGGTGGAGGTGTCTACAGGATCATGGCATCGCGTCACCAACTTGCGATCCAGGCAGCGTTCCAATTGCTCATCGTAGTAGTGACCATCCAAGCACTCGGCCTCAAAGGATCCTGGACCGGCgcaatatatgtatttggAGCAATTACTAAAGCTGGCCACGTAAACTCCCAATTGTGGGGCACTGGCACACTCCTCGAATTCCAGGGCACCGGTTCGGTGACCCAGCAAGGTCACCAACATAATTGTTAAGAAGGTTATAGCGCTCATTTCTGTTACTACCGAAATACCGGGTTGACTTCTGTGGACTGACTTCATCGATGATGGGTTGAAAGTAATTGTGCATGTGCGCCAACTGATAAAGAAGACAAGTTATTCCATCGATTATTGCGGTGGTTATCGTCTAGTAGATACCGCTAATGAGTGCGGCGGAGttactgccacgcccactcagtCTGGTCTCggtaatttgcattttcgctGCATACTTCGCAGCGGTGAAGCTGGAGGAGGATTTAATGATACCACACCGCAGCATAATGCTCGACTGGGCGCAgttcaataaaaattgaaaacgcaCTCAATTCGCAATTAAGTGTCGCCACTTCCGcacggacaaacggacggataaacggacatacggacggacatacggacggaTGGATGGTCGACGAGCGATACCATTCAGCCCATTCAAACCATTCAACGCAGCCATGCTCATTATTATTTCCATCGTCATCGTGGTCGTGGCTTGTCGGAGTTAAGCGACGGCCATCGATTTAATATCCGATGAGATATTCATAACTTGCAATTAGGTTTGGTGGCTCTGCGCTTTTCCACGCGCCTGCGATTTACGTAAATGATTGCGAAGCTGATTAATGAAGAATTACCAGGGCAAATGGCTGGGATCTGTGGGCATTATCCAATTGCCCAGCtacccaaccacccagccaccaTATACCCCACTACCATAACCATGGCCATAATGTGCAGCGCTGTCATGGGGCGGACTTCAGTGTTCAGTGCCAATTGCGCGCATATTAAAAGTTGCATTAATTGTCAATTAAACGCAGTCGAGTGCCTGTTGCCAGCTGGCACAGCAGCTTTGTGGCATAATTTTCGGCTCAATCCACATATCTGATTAACAGGTTATACCGCTCGGTCTAGGTCTATATGCCATGCACCACCAGATGCCGCTgccacacaacaaaaaaagtagAAGAAAGGACCCCATATGGTGCCGACGCGTCGGCTCAAGTGATTAAGTGCACGACGAGATCTTCAAATGCAGTGCAACATGTgcacaaatacaaaacacacacacacacataagcaCACATACTCTGGTTCGAAATGTAAATTCTAATTAAGATTGTGGAGGAAGACCCCCAGCACCTGATTCATCCGCGTCCGCGGGGCACTCAATGCGCATTGCGCCTGCGCAGCCGCGCATCCGAAGATCTATAAAAATAGCTCACTAATTATTTGTGTGCTAGGGTTACAGTTctcataaaaaacaaacaaactgtCGGCCGTTTTATGGATCTTCTGCCGGCCTCAATGCCCCCGCGAAGTTTCTCGATCCCCATTTCGATTCGAAGCAGAAGAACTAATCGCTTTTCAATTCTTATGCTCACTGCAGCATCAAAGGTTTTCCAtataaaatgtacataaatttattgaaatattttgcgcATAATTTTCGCTTTTCAATTCTTAAGCGCACTGCAGCATCAAAGGTTTTCCAtataaaatgtacataaatttattgaaatattttgcatagtTTAGAAATTTATTCCAAGCAGTTTGCCCGCCTACGCCCTGGCATCTGGATCTCCGCATCCATCGTGCGGACCCTGTGCCGCCGGTATTCCCGAGCTGATTAGCCTCCGAATCTCGACCAGAACGCGCTCCGTTCGACTCTCCAGGTTGTCGAGGGCGGAGTTGAGGGCGTCCAGGCTCGAGTTGACTCTGGCCATCAGACGCTCCGAGTTGTTGGTCAGTTCCATGAGGTCATCGAAGTTGCTGACCTGGCGACTCTCCATCGAAATCCCGTCCagttccagctgcagctgctcatCTGTGCTGTCCATCAGGGCTTTAAGGGCAGGAAACACaactttcactttcaatttggaattttttcaCCCAAAATCATGACCAAAATAGTTTTGGTTGTTATTTTCTGCCGTGCGATGAGAAGTGTAAAGCAAATTTAACTTGGTTTGTTTTGCTATCAAACATAATTAAAGTTGCTTACCAAAAAccgatttaatttaattgaaatttcaacTAACTGGCTTTGGGTACTTTTGCTTTTAACGGAAAATGTGAATTATtaagtatattttatttaaactaaGGCACCTGTAAACTCTGATTTAATGGGTATATTAAATGAGCGAACTTGATGCAGGgcatcaaataaaattaatttcttgtACATGGTTTTTGgttcatatttcatatgaaAGTAACTTTGAATAGATTTGAATTAAACTATAGATGTccaggtaaataaataaatagcaaaatgtttgccctTTCTGAAAGAGTATTCTTCGAATATCGATACTAGTTTTTAAATAGATTAAAtgtttggaaaaatattttcgccCAGGGCACCTGAAAGTCCACTCCACTTTTTAGACgactgtttgttttgctttgtttgtaATTGGCGACCTATTACAAGAGCTACACTCGTTCATTTCATTAAACCCATTTACAAAATGGCTTTGTCCATTATTTATACATATCAATTATAAATTGTgcgctgcgactgcgactgcaatATTCATATTCACTTGTCAAAATGTCAACTCAAAATagaatatttatgaatttttatgTGTGCATATCGGTCcgtgatttgtttgttttacgcTCTCTTTTCGAGAACTCTTTGTTGGCATTCAGGATTGGGTtgaagtaaaacaaaaaaaccagcAACCAACAACCAGCCACCAGAAAAGAGGAAAATGACAATTCAGCCTATAAATACGCTGCGGCAACCGAagttgaaatcaatttttttggcCCCATACTGCGGTGGTCGCGTTCCCCCGTTTCGGTACCAAAAAAATTGGAGTGGGCTCCACCGAgtgcgatggcgatggcgatgccaCTATTTAGTTAGCCGCAGAACAAGGTGcctcaatttatttttaattgaatgcaaattgaGCCAATCGGCCGCCCGATGGCTGTGGTTTCTTGCCCAACGATGCGGTCTTTTTCGGCTATTAAGAGGATCAAGATGCAGCCtctttctgttgctgtttcatCTGCTGGCTTACGCATTTTCACTTAATGAATTTTCATTCAAAGTGACTGCAGCAAGGATGTGTCGTCCTGGTTGCGAAGTGAACTTCCACTCAATGGCCACACTCACTGGCCATTAACCGACCTGTTTTGGTCAGGAGCAAAAAGTATGCCTCTGTGTTGACGTTTTCTTTGTGGTTGGCTAAAATCTGTTATTATTGCCATTAAGCAGGCTTTTGTTGTCACCGCTCCGGCCTTCCTTCGTActtctacatacatacatacatacatgcatatgcaTTTTCCCTGCCGATATCCTTCACTTCGAGTGGTTGCCTTGTTGCCTGGATTTTCCTGCTCTTTCCCTGGCTTACTTGGATCTGTTCTTGAGGTTGTTATCGGTTGGTTATTGAATTTTCCGCACGCACTTTACAAGCCCTAAATCTAAACGGCTCAACTTGTTGCCGCCGCCCAGTTTGAATACGTTTTTGTTGCTGGTCGTCGTCATTAGTTGAAAAGCGCTTAGTTTGCCTCGTTTGTTTGCCGAAAGTCTCATTGTTGCCACgtcttttgcttttgcttttgcttcggtttctgtttctgttgttgcaTTACGCAGCCTGTTGTTGTCATCAGGTTGCACTTGCCTTCTACACTGTTTTGCCTAAATAAAGGCATATAATTTATGTGTGTGATGGTAGTCCTGTTCGTTGtgcatacgccacgttgccCGTGTCCTGTGTGCTTATGTATATCCGAGCGGAGAATACTAAGTGAGCTGCAGCTCCATTGTGGTGCAAAAACTTTGTCACGGTGTGCAGGCTGCTGCCACTGGTTGTGGCCATCCTGGCCGAAGGACACTGCTTTGGAGGCGATTGCTCAGGCA is a window encoding:
- the LOC122620002 gene encoding short-chain dehydrogenase/reductase family 16C member 6; its protein translation is MVETATTTTITRTTTAVPAGAVTVTGPTASATPTATQAAAQAHRNDETTRAIFNLKVIIFLLLLPLVLLAVFLKHLLDYLFALGLKEKDVSGKVALVTGGGSGLGREICLELARRGCKLAVVDVNSKGCYETVELLSKIPRCVAKAYKNDVSSPRELQLMAAKVEKELGPVDILVNNASLMPMTSTPTLKSDEIDTILQLNLGSYIMTTKEFLPKMITRKSGHLVAVNALAGLVPLPGAGIYTATKYGIEGFMESLRAELRLSDCDYVRTTVANAYLMRTSGDLPLLSDAGIAKSYPGLPTPYVAEKIVKGVLLNERMVYVPKIFALSVWLLRLLPTKWQDYMLLRFYHFDVRSSHLFYWK
- the LOC122620003 gene encoding uncharacterized protein LOC122620003; this encodes MSAITFLTIMLVTLLGHRTGALEFEECASAPQLGVYVASFSNCSKYIYCAGPGSFEAECLDGHYYDEQLERCLDRKLVTRCHDPVDTSTKFPSMVTKPAQEADPLAITLRLLPNAGPCYPYMVCYEGAGLAKACTPAHLVSCNRMQSRENIINCQEGVYGFMPHPRHCAYFYYCSSGSKLIHRCPLNYTWHYQRRSCVQQSEKMCYSEKLRLNRNKMGMAKQAYF
- the LOC122621602 gene encoding uncharacterized protein LOC122621602, which produces MDSTDEQLQLELDGISMESRQVSNFDDLMELTNNSERLMARVNSSLDALNSALDNLESRTERVLVEIRRLISSGIPAAQGPHDGCGDPDARA